The region GAGCGCCCGGGACCAGGGGCAGGTATCTCTTTGCCAGCTCCTTCATGCTCGTCATACCCCTATAAGCTTGCTTACGATGTCCTCGGAGAAGGTCTCCACGTCCTTCCTGAGGGACTGGCGGGCCCGGTCGGACTCGGCCCTGATTTCCTCCCGCGCCTTCTCCACCAGGGCGGAAGCCTCATCCCCCGTCTTCTTCAGAAGCTCCCTCTGCCTCTCCAGCCCCTCCTGCTTCAGGGCATCGAAGGCATCCCGCGCCCGCGCCGAGGCGGCGGCCATCTCGCGCTTGAGCTCCTCCAGCCTGGCCTCCCGGTCCTCGGTCATGCCCCGCGCCGCCATGAGCCTGCCGGATATGGCCTCCTCCCTTTCCCGAAACAGCTTGAGCAGAGGAGCGAAAAGTATGCGGTTCAGGATGTACGTCAGGACGAGGAAGTTCGCCACGAGGACAAAAAACCAATAGTTCAGTTCCAGCACTTGCGCATTCCCCTTAATTGAAAGTGAAAAGCCTGCGAATGGAAATGAAAACTTTGTGAGATTATCATATGGTGCGAATCGGAGTCAAGAACCTTGGGCCGCATTTATAAGCTGATAAGAATTAATGATAAAATAGTCCGTGTTCCAGGAACGGCTCATCAGGCTCAAGGCGGCGGGGCTTCTGCGGGAAAGGAACGACCGCGAAGGCCCCCAGGCGCGCCACCTGCGGATGGAAGGCAGGGAGCTTCTGAACTTCGCCTCCAACGACTACCTGGGCCTGGCCGCGGACCCCCGCCTGAAGGAGGCGGCGCGCCGTGCCCTCCAAAGGGAGGGCACCGGGGGCGGGGCGGCCCGGCTTCTGGGCGGGGGCAGCACCCTTCAAAGAGAGCTGGAGACGGCCGCCGCCGCCCTGAAGGGCGCCCCGGACGCCCTCCTTCTGGGCTCGGGCTTCCAGGCAAACACGGGCATCCTGCCGGCCCTGGCCGGCCGGGGAGACGTCATTCTCTCCGACGAGCTCAACCACGCCAGCATCGTCGACGGCACCCGCCTGGCCCGGGCCATGACCTACCGCTACCGACACCGGAGCATGGAGCACCTGGAAAAGCTCCTGGGAAAGGTCGCCGTCTCGGGAAAGCGGATAGTGGCCACCGACACGGTCTTCAGCATGGACGGCACGGTCGCCCCCCTCCGGGACATCCTGTCGCTTTGCGAGCGCTACGACGCCCTCCTTTACCTCGACGACGCCCACGGCACCGGGGTGCTGGGCGGCGGCAGGGGGGCGCTCAGCCACGCGGGCCTTGCCCCCGGGGGACGCGTCATTCAGATGGGGACCTTCTCCAAGGCCCTGGGCTCCTACGGCGCCTTCGCTGCGGCGGAGGGGGCCGCCATAGAGTGGCTCGTGCAGGCGGCGCGAAGCTTCGTCTACTCCACGGCCCTTCCCCCCGCGGTGGTCGCGGCCTCGCTGGAGGCCGTGCGCATCGTCTCCCGCGAGCCCGTGCCGGAGGTCGAGAGGCTCTGGAGAAACAGGGAGCTCCTGCACCGGGGGCTCGGCGAGCTGGGCCTCGACACAGGCCGCTCCGAAACGCCCATTCTCCCGGTTTTCCCCGGAGACGTGGAGCGCACGCTCCGCGTGGCCCGGGGCCTTCGCGAGCGGGGCATCTACGCACCGGCCATCCGCCCGCCCACCGTACCCACGCCCCGGATACGCCTGAGCGTGACCGCCGCCCACGGCGAAGAGGACGTGGACAGGCTCCTCCGGGCGCTCAAGGACGTGCTGGCCTCCCTATGAGGAGGCCGGTGAGGCCTTCTCCCGGAAGGTTATCCTGAAGGACGTCCCCCCGTCGCTTTGCACCTCAAGCCTCCCGCCGAGCTGCTCCGCCAGGGAGCAGACGAGCTGCATCCCCAGGGTCTCGGTGCGGCGGACGTCAAGGCCCGCGGGAAGGCCCGCCCCGGTGTCCCGGACGAGAAGCTCGTAGCTGTTTTCGTCCTCCTGCCGGAGACTGATGCGCACCTCCCCGGTCCTGCCTTCGGGAAAGGCGTGCTTCAGGGCGTTGCTGATGAGCTCGTTCAGGATAAGGCCGCAGGGGATGATGGTGTCGACGTCCAGGGAGACGGGAGGCACGTCGATGACGAGGTTGACGTTGGAGGCGTCGGTGCTGTAGGAGCGGAAGAGGTAGACGGCCAGGTTGCGGATGTAGTCCCTGAGGTCGATGCTGGCCATGTCCGCGGACTGATAAAGCTTCTCATGGATGAGGCTCATGGAGCGCACCCTGTCGCGGCTCTCCCTGAAGAGGTCCCGGGCCTCCCGGTCCTTCAGCTGCGCGGACTGGAGCCTCAGGAGGCTGGATATCATCAGCAGGTTGTTCTTGACCCGGTGGTAGACCTCCTTGAGAAGGATTTCCTTTTCTCTGACCGATTCGCGCAGGCGTGCCTCCACCTGCTCCCGTCCGCTCATCTCGGCCCGGAGCCTCTTGTTCGCCTCGCTCAGCTCCCGGGTGCGTTCGCCCACGATACGCTCCAGCTCGTCCCGGGCCCGGGCCTGCTCTTCCTCCTTGAGCTTGCGCGCGGTGACGTCCTGAAGCTGCATCAGATACCCATAGTCCCGCAGGTCCGGCCCCAGCGGGGCAATGTGCATCTCCACGTAAAGGACCCCGGACTTCCGGCTCCGGACCTGGCGCTCCTTCTTCTCCCTTTCCAGGTCGAAGGGGACGGTGAAGGAGACCTTCTTGCCCTCCAGGAGCTTGCCCTTTGCCTTTGCCGGGATGTGCGGGTCGTCGAAGAGCTTGACCCGCCTCATCTCGAAGGGCTCCCGGACGCCGAAGATGTCCAGGCTCGCCCTGTTGGCATAGAGAAGCCAGCCCTCCCGGTCATACAGCTCCACCCCCAGGGGCGACTGGTCATAGATGCTCCGGAACCTCTCCTCGCTTTCCCGGAGGGCCTCCTCGGCCGTGACCCGCTCGGTTATGTCGGAGAAGCTCGCCACCAGGGAGCCCTGGCGCAAGCGGCGGGCGGAGACGGAGAGCCACCCCCGGAAGCTCTCGCAGTAGAGTTCCACCTGCAGGGGCTCCGCCGAGCGGGACGCATCGGCCAGGAAGTTCCTCCAGCCCCCCTCCAGGCCCCGCACCGGGGGCAGCATCTCCGGAGCGCTCCTGCCCCGCACCCTGTCGGGGGAAAGGCCCGTTAGGCTCTCGAAGGCGGGGTTTACGTCCAGAAAGACAAAGTCCCGGGGGCGGCCCCTCTCGTCTTCGAGGACCTGAAACGTGGCGATGCCGTTGATGGCATGCTCAAAAAGGGGACCGGCTGCGGCGGACGGGGCGCGGGTCTCCGGTCCGCCGGGGGGTGGCCCCGCACCGAGGGCCCTCTCCTCCAGGTCCCGCACCCGCCGCCTGAGACGGATGAGCTGTGTCAGGAACTGTTCATTGGTCATGGGCGCTTGAGCTCCTTCGATGAGGAAAACCGCCGTACGAACGCGAAAACCCAACCCCCGGGCCGCCTCCCGCGCGCACGATGCCACGGGAAGCGGACATGCGCATATTATAGTTCATTTCCCCGGCACGAAAAAGCCCGAGGAGAAGGCAGGTCTTTTCCCCCCGGGATGCGCCGGAGGGCGAAGACAAGGAAGAGAAGGCCCCTTACCGGTCCGGCCGCCCCTCGGCGAAGGTTATCCTCACTTCCGTGCCCTGGCCGGAGCGGATGTCCATGGCGCCGTCCAACTGCTCAAGCAGCGAGGAGACGAGCTCCATCCCCAGGGTGCCGGTCTCCCCGGGGGCGAAGCCCTGGGGCATCCCCACGCCGTCGTCCCGGACGGAAAGCGTGAGCCGCCCCCCCTCCACACGGGCAAACCCCACCGAGACGCGCCCCCGGCGCCCACCGGGGAAAGCGTGCTTGAGGGCGTTGCCCAGAAGCTCGTTGAGGATGAGGCCGCAGGGAATCATGGTGTCGATGTCGAGGAAGACGTCCTCCGGCACGTTTATCTCCAGGGCGACCTCCGAGGTGCGGTACGACTCGAAGAGCTCCCGGGCCAGGCTGCCGATGTAGTCCCGCACGTCCACCCGCACCGGGTCCTCCGAGCGGTAGAGCTTCTCGTGTATGAGGGACATGGAAAGGACGCGGTTTCTGCTCTCCTCAAAAAGGTCCCGGGTCTCGCGGTCCTTGCTCCGGCCGGACTGAAGCCTCAGGAGGCTCGAGACCACCGAGAGGTTGTTCTTCACCCGGTGGTGTATCTCCTTGATAAGGGTCTCCTTCTCCCTGATGCTCTGGCGAAGCTGCTCCTCCATCCGCCGCCTTTCGGTGACGTCCCGGATGACCCCCACCATGGCCATGGGCTCCCCCAGGACGTCGGCGACAATTGAGGTGCTGAGCCAGATGGGAAAATCCCGTCCCCGGCAGTGCCGCACCATCACCTCCCCCTCCCAGCGCCCCTTCTCGAGCAGCGCGGGCAGGATGACCCGCTCGGCAAAGGAGGGGTCGGCGTTCATCCGGCCCACCGGCATTCCCACGAGCTCCTCCGGGGGAAAGCCGTAGATGTCCTGGACCGCCTTGTTCGAGTAGAGAATGCGCCCGTCCAGGTCCACGAGCTGGATGCCGTCGGGGGCCTCCTC is a window of Nitrospirota bacterium DNA encoding:
- a CDS encoding ATP synthase F0 subunit B, with product MLELNYWFFVLVANFLVLTYILNRILFAPLLKLFREREEAISGRLMAARGMTEDREARLEELKREMAAASARARDAFDALKQEGLERQRELLKKTGDEASALVEKAREEIRAESDRARQSLRKDVETFSEDIVSKLIGV
- a CDS encoding histidine kinase dimerization/phosphoacceptor domain -containing protein, which codes for MTNEQFLTQLIRLRRRVRDLEERALGAGPPPGGPETRAPSAAAGPLFEHAINGIATFQVLEDERGRPRDFVFLDVNPAFESLTGLSPDRVRGRSAPEMLPPVRGLEGGWRNFLADASRSAEPLQVELYCESFRGWLSVSARRLRQGSLVASFSDITERVTAEEALRESEERFRSIYDQSPLGVELYDREGWLLYANRASLDIFGVREPFEMRRVKLFDDPHIPAKAKGKLLEGKKVSFTVPFDLEREKKERQVRSRKSGVLYVEMHIAPLGPDLRDYGYLMQLQDVTARKLKEEEQARARDELERIVGERTRELSEANKRLRAEMSGREQVEARLRESVREKEILLKEVYHRVKNNLLMISSLLRLQSAQLKDREARDLFRESRDRVRSMSLIHEKLYQSADMASIDLRDYIRNLAVYLFRSYSTDASNVNLVIDVPPVSLDVDTIIPCGLILNELISNALKHAFPEGRTGEVRISLRQEDENSYELLVRDTGAGLPAGLDVRRTETLGMQLVCSLAEQLGGRLEVQSDGGTSFRITFREKASPASS
- the bioF gene encoding 8-amino-7-oxononanoate synthase, with product MFQERLIRLKAAGLLRERNDREGPQARHLRMEGRELLNFASNDYLGLAADPRLKEAARRALQREGTGGGAARLLGGGSTLQRELETAAAALKGAPDALLLGSGFQANTGILPALAGRGDVILSDELNHASIVDGTRLARAMTYRYRHRSMEHLEKLLGKVAVSGKRIVATDTVFSMDGTVAPLRDILSLCERYDALLYLDDAHGTGVLGGGRGALSHAGLAPGGRVIQMGTFSKALGSYGAFAAAEGAAIEWLVQAARSFVYSTALPPAVVAASLEAVRIVSREPVPEVERLWRNRELLHRGLGELGLDTGRSETPILPVFPGDVERTLRVARGLRERGIYAPAIRPPTVPTPRIRLSVTAAHGEEDVDRLLRALKDVLASL
- a CDS encoding PAS domain S-box protein: MSGAPGDEKGPEAPFPQGEAHFRAVFENLPAGMGIVDLTGKLIQCNPALEGILGYSASELEGMSFLAFTHPEDREKDMAFFQDLAAGKLSSYRREKRCVRKDGSLLWGNLSVCLITGEAGKPLFAVGLLEDITERKRAEEALKLFSAAVEEAPDGIQLVDLDGRILYSNKAVQDIYGFPPEELVGMPVGRMNADPSFAERVILPALLEKGRWEGEVMVRHCRGRDFPIWLSTSIVADVLGEPMAMVGVIRDVTERRRMEEQLRQSIREKETLIKEIHHRVKNNLSVVSSLLRLQSGRSKDRETRDLFEESRNRVLSMSLIHEKLYRSEDPVRVDVRDYIGSLARELFESYRTSEVALEINVPEDVFLDIDTMIPCGLILNELLGNALKHAFPGGRRGRVSVGFARVEGGRLTLSVRDDGVGMPQGFAPGETGTLGMELVSSLLEQLDGAMDIRSGQGTEVRITFAEGRPDR